Sequence from the Terriglobales bacterium genome:
TCCGAATAAGTAAAAATACAGAAAAATATTCCGCTAAAGATTACGCCTGCGATCGTGGCATCTTGCTTGGTGAGCAGATTTGCCAACGCCGTAAGGAACAGAATAGCGGTGATGATGGCCAGCCCGACTGGTATTTCCTTTCCTCTAATGTAGATGTTGCCGGGCACTTTCCATTGCCGATTCTCAGGCTCGGTATAACGCAAAACGAAAACTGCCAGCGCGTTCAGGGTGAAACTCCATATCACGCCAAAAGCGTACAGCCCCGCCAGCAGGTACACATTGCCTCGGCTGGCCACAATGGTGAGAATCTGCAAACCGACGATCAGATTAATGATGCGGTAGCTGGTGCCGTATTTGGGATGAGGCTTTTGAAACCAGTCGGTGAGCACCTTACCTTCCGCCAATCGGTTCAGAACGCCATTGGCGCCCACGATTGAAGTATTCTGCGCACCCGAAAGAATCAGAACGCCAACTAAAACTACGAAGGCATGGAAAAGCAACTTCAGCATGTAGGGGCCGCTCAGGTACATCGCCAAGCCACCGATCAGATTGGCGAAATACGTGGGACGCACACTATCGGGGATGATCATCACTCCGAAAAATGACACCAGGGAAGTGAACAGCAGGCTGTACACGAAGATGACGAGCCCAGTGCGCTTCAGATTCTGTAGTTTGGGGTGCTCGATCTCGCGATTTACCTGAGCGAGCGTTTCCTCGCCGCTCATCGCCAACACCGAATGTCCAAATCCCACTAACAAGATGACCAGCGTCAGCTGACTTAACCACGTCCCTTCCAGCCAGCCCAACGATGCGTGATCGAGTTTCATAGCGCCGGGATGCAAGGGGCTGGGGGGAAGAGGGGCGGGAGTTTTGATCAGGGTTATCAGGCACCAGGCGATCAGAATCACCACCATTACCGTGGTGATCTTCATGATCTTCATCGCTTTATCGCTGGACTCGTGAATACCCTGAATGTTCTTCCACCAGAAATAGAGGACGACCAGAATGCCGAAGACCGCTGAGAAAGCGTTTGGGGCTACGTGGACTGGACGCCCAAGATAGCGGCCGATGTCCTCTATAAATCCCGCCAGGTATTGTCCGGCGGAAACCGCGCTGATGGGGCCAGTCAGGACGTAATCGAAAAGCAAAGCTGAAACTGAAATTTTGGCCAGCGTACCGCCCATGGCCTCTTTTACGACGCGGTAGACGCCGCCACGCACGAACATGGCGCTGGATTCAATGTAGAGCGCCCGCACGGCATAGCTGAAAATCATTACCGCCAGAATGAACCAGGGAGCACTCTTTCCGATGTAGTGTTCGGCTTCGCCGCCAGCGTAATACGCCGAAGAGGCCAGGTCGGAAAGAACGATGGCTGCCGCTCGCCAAAACGAGATGAAGGTCAACATCACCGTAGTGGCGACGAAAACCTTTACGGCGGGGCGTTTGATGGTCTCTGTGGTGCCGGACATCGTGGGATTGCGGCTACTCTAACGCTGGGTACGCAATCGGCAAAGATAACACATGGACCTGCCGCTTTCAGCCCGAGCGACCCGAGTATGAACGGGTTTTCATGATCCGGAGCGGCGGTGGGATTTAAGAGCGGCTAACTTGATCCGCAGGCATTAAGTATGTGCGTGTAATGCGGTCGTGCCAGCAAAGCGTGTCCTGGTCGAGCAGGCACCAGAAGAAACCCAGGCCCAGCGACAGCGCTGAAAGCGCCATGAACAGCGCCCTCCATCGGCGGAGTTTCTTGCTGGGAACGTTGCCATCAAAACGGCTTAGTCGCAATCGGGCAACGCGCAGGCCAGGAGTGGCGCCGGCGTGCACCAGGGCAAGATATTGGTAAGTCATCCACAACGTGGAAGGCAAGACTGCTGCCAGAAACATAATGGAGCGACCGTGCAGCTCCACTGGCGAGAGCCGCGCGACGATGTAGCCGAACATTACGCTTGCGGTTAACACCACTAACCCATCCACCGCTGCGGCGAAAAAACGTGAAGAAAGAGAAGCCACTTGTAGCGGCAGTTCCAGCGCGGGTGGTTTGAGCGGCTCCTGCTCCTCCAGCAGGATGCCACCGAGCGGTACTTGCTTAGGCACGGCTTCAGGTGCGTCCAGGATACGGGGCTTATCTAAAACCGGAGTTGCGAGCTCATCGGCGGGAGAAGGAGGAGGCAAAAGCGGACGCGGGAACTCGATGATCTTGGGTTCGCTCCTCAGTTCGGCGCTGTTTGCTTCCACAATCAACGGATGAGCGAGGGTTACTTCCCCGAGTGCAAGGTCGTCGCACTCCTCCTGCTGCTGCAGGTTGCTGCGCACCGCAGTTTCCACGCTGG
This genomic interval carries:
- a CDS encoding APC family permease encodes the protein MSGTTETIKRPAVKVFVATTVMLTFISFWRAAAIVLSDLASSAYYAGGEAEHYIGKSAPWFILAVMIFSYAVRALYIESSAMFVRGGVYRVVKEAMGGTLAKISVSALLFDYVLTGPISAVSAGQYLAGFIEDIGRYLGRPVHVAPNAFSAVFGILVVLYFWWKNIQGIHESSDKAMKIMKITTVMVVILIAWCLITLIKTPAPLPPSPLHPGAMKLDHASLGWLEGTWLSQLTLVILLVGFGHSVLAMSGEETLAQVNREIEHPKLQNLKRTGLVIFVYSLLFTSLVSFFGVMIIPDSVRPTYFANLIGGLAMYLSGPYMLKLLFHAFVVLVGVLILSGAQNTSIVGANGVLNRLAEGKVLTDWFQKPHPKYGTSYRIINLIVGLQILTIVASRGNVYLLAGLYAFGVIWSFTLNALAVFVLRYTEPENRQWKVPGNIYIRGKEIPVGLAIITAILFLTALANLLTKQDATIAGVIFSGIFFCIFTYSERRVARERAGKGETLDQFRVYGNQELGSGALGVRAGNILVAVRDPRNLYYLRQVLARTDTNKQDVVVMTARLYHREHTFSGSTVVDAVEVFDQYEQELFTAVVAVAEKEGKPVHLLVVPAADVFEAIMVTAQRLGSSRIVCGLSNKLSAYEQGKLTGDAWERLPEPRPRVELEVIFPDGSSRIYPLGPHVPRLREQDLDRLHQVWLEITSNPEFSGLHHYHVVALALRELQRELHGPQREQLLAELREDLSKEAAEQSWKALEEGNR
- a CDS encoding RDD family protein, with amino-acid sequence MSPRFLPHSDAVTGSAHLFSSQTQVETRILLEPEENNISEQLFSASLETAPATTPAGNARFELHRDIAAEPPAKHADGAGTQVLALDEPAADCELGDVIASSDPAAPSKESVVLPAQLAEDMSAGECEQPDFLDPDWRQEVSARVHKYRSRRHHRPPRYPSLSLKFDSPERGCSPASRSFDSSRMPASVETAVRSNLQQQEECDDLALGEVTLAHPLIVEANSAELRSEPKIIEFPRPLLPPPSPADELATPVLDKPRILDAPEAVPKQVPLGGILLEEQEPLKPPALELPLQVASLSSRFFAAAVDGLVVLTASVMFGYIVARLSPVELHGRSIMFLAAVLPSTLWMTYQYLALVHAGATPGLRVARLRLSRFDGNVPSKKLRRWRALFMALSALSLGLGFFWCLLDQDTLCWHDRITRTYLMPADQVSRS